A part of bacterium genomic DNA contains:
- a CDS encoding SPFH domain-containing protein yields the protein MALVDVLEWADPAAGAIVSRVPDNATDELRLGAQLIVHEGQAAVFFRDGRGLDVFSAGRHTLSTLNLPLLSRIVGTAFDSGRAPFRAQVFFVNLAAVGGLKWGTKEPVPVRDADLGHVRMRAFGSWAMRVADPLVFVNTLVGRRGNYSSADIETYLRDVIVSRLIDIIGENLRSIVDLAGMYDELAVAAKIRMKEDFARYGVELVDFYIQAVTPPEDVQRMIDERAQGAHAAPRTRDSEAAKTARASFGACVHCGAAVTAADKFCASCGAPARVAGHCECGQALAPDMTFCPACGARIGAEKPRICSACGAASAPGAHFCSKCGSRLGVD from the coding sequence ATGGCGCTGGTTGACGTCCTCGAATGGGCCGATCCGGCGGCCGGCGCGATCGTCAGCCGGGTGCCGGACAACGCCACGGACGAACTTCGCCTGGGTGCGCAGCTCATCGTGCACGAGGGGCAGGCGGCCGTGTTTTTCCGCGACGGCCGCGGGCTCGATGTATTCTCCGCCGGCCGGCACACGCTCTCGACGCTGAACCTTCCGCTCCTGTCACGGATCGTCGGGACCGCGTTCGACAGCGGCCGCGCGCCGTTTCGCGCGCAGGTGTTTTTTGTCAACCTCGCCGCGGTCGGCGGGCTGAAGTGGGGCACGAAAGAGCCCGTGCCGGTTCGCGACGCGGACCTAGGCCACGTTCGCATGCGCGCGTTCGGTTCCTGGGCGATGCGCGTCGCCGATCCGCTCGTCTTCGTCAACACGCTCGTCGGCCGGCGCGGGAACTATTCGTCGGCCGATATCGAAACGTATCTGCGCGACGTCATCGTCTCGCGTCTCATCGACATCATCGGCGAGAACCTGCGGTCGATCGTCGATCTCGCGGGCATGTACGACGAGCTGGCCGTCGCCGCGAAGATCCGCATGAAAGAGGACTTCGCGCGGTACGGCGTGGAACTCGTCGATTTTTACATCCAGGCCGTCACCCCGCCGGAAGACGTGCAACGCATGATCGACGAGCGCGCGCAGGGAGCGCACGCCGCGCCGCGCACGCGCGATTCGGAAGCAGCGAAAACGGCAAGAGCATCTTTCGGCGCGTGCGTTCATTGCGGCGCCGCCGTCACCGCGGCGGACAAGTTTTGCGCAAGCTGCGGCGCGCCCGCGCGCGTCGCCGGCCATTGCGAATGCGGGCAGGCGCTTGCGCCGGACATGACGTTTTGCCCCGCCTGCGGCGCGCGAATCGGCGCGGAAAAGCCGCGGATCTGCTCCGCCTGCGGCGCCGCGTCCGCCCCCGGCGCGCACTTTTGCAGCAAGTGCGGCAGCCGCCTGGGCGTGGATTGA
- the lipB gene encoding lipoyl(octanoyl) transferase LipB codes for MMVMDVRWTYLGKVAFLDAVSLMENLKRDIRKGAAPEYLLFLQHAPVITRGYSEKGGNAGLVSTREEIEKAGFEIVQTDRGGQTTLHVPGQLVGYTVFDLKRNNLTIKKFVTLIEDVMLAVLNTYGLEGERVKGDPGVYIAGRKIGFIGMNVDRGITTHGFAINVVNDVETFRHIVPCGQSNRPVTNLFTYLGDEASIYDTYWRFVACFEKLTGATLAEVKADLAV; via the coding sequence GTGATGGTCATGGACGTGCGCTGGACGTATCTCGGCAAGGTTGCGTTTCTCGACGCGGTCAGCCTGATGGAAAATCTCAAGCGCGATATCCGCAAGGGCGCCGCGCCCGAATACCTTCTCTTTCTCCAGCACGCGCCCGTCATCACACGCGGTTATTCCGAAAAGGGCGGTAACGCCGGTCTTGTTTCGACGCGCGAGGAAATCGAGAAGGCGGGGTTCGAAATCGTCCAGACCGATCGCGGGGGCCAAACAACGCTGCACGTGCCGGGGCAGCTTGTCGGGTACACGGTATTCGATCTGAAGCGCAACAACCTGACGATCAAGAAGTTCGTGACGCTGATCGAGGATGTCATGCTCGCGGTGCTGAACACCTACGGCCTGGAAGGCGAACGCGTGAAGGGCGATCCCGGCGTTTACATCGCCGGCCGCAAGATCGGCTTTATCGGCATGAATGTCGATCGCGGCATCACAACGCACGGTTTCGCGATCAACGTCGTCAACGACGTGGAGACCTTCCGTCACATCGTCCCCTGCGGACAGTCCAATCGCCCGGTGACCAATCTGTTCACCTATCTCGGCGATGAGGCGTCGATCTACGACACCTATTGGCGCTTCGTGG
- a CDS encoding glycosyltransferase family 2 protein, with amino-acid sequence MPRLSVVIPAYNEESRLPATLARLREYFASDGDVEVIVVDDGSADDTRKIAGDIAKDWPALRVVANDRNRGKGYTVRHGVQEAAGDVVLFYDADSSTPIEEYEKLRPHLEAGADVAIGSRSLPGSDVRVHQPWYRETMGRMFNLFVRLVAVRGIVDTQCGFKAFRLPAARAVFARQKLSGFSFDVELLFIARRLGYSIKEVPIVWINSPASRVHPVWDSLRMFLELLKIRANAWRGAYDDAGAA; translated from the coding sequence ATGCCTCGCCTTTCCGTCGTCATCCCCGCTTACAACGAAGAATCGCGCCTGCCCGCGACGCTTGCGCGATTGCGCGAATATTTCGCGAGCGACGGCGACGTCGAGGTGATCGTCGTCGACGACGGAAGCGCCGACGACACGCGAAAAATCGCCGGAGATATCGCGAAGGACTGGCCCGCGCTTCGCGTGGTCGCCAACGACCGCAATCGCGGCAAGGGCTACACCGTGCGCCACGGCGTCCAGGAGGCGGCGGGCGACGTGGTGCTCTTCTACGACGCGGATTCCTCCACGCCGATCGAGGAGTACGAAAAACTCCGCCCGCATCTGGAGGCGGGCGCCGACGTGGCGATCGGCAGCCGCAGCCTGCCTGGCTCCGACGTTCGCGTGCATCAGCCCTGGTACCGTGAAACGATGGGCCGCATGTTCAACCTCTTCGTACGCCTGGTCGCCGTGCGCGGCATCGTCGATACGCAGTGCGGATTCAAGGCCTTTCGCCTGCCCGCCGCGCGCGCGGTGTTCGCGCGGCAAAAATTGTCCGGATTCAGCTTCGACGTGGAATTGCTGTTCATCGCGCGAAGGCTTGGCTACTCGATCAAGGAGGTGCCGATCGTCTGGATCAACTCGCCGGCCAGCCGCGTGCATCCGGTTTGGGATTCGCTGCGCATGTTCCTCGAGTTGTTGAAAATCCGCGCCAACGCGTGGCGCGGCGCGTACGACGACGCGGGAGCGGCGTGA